The sequence GTGACCTTTTTGTGACCTATTGAGGTTATTTTATTTGAAATTATACATGTACAAAAAATGTAATATAACCTTAAATCCATTGAAAAAACTAATAACTTACTTCAATTTGTAATTGGATTAAGCTTCCAAAAGCACTATCTCTCACCTATAGATGTGGGAGAATTCTTGCCAATACATGTTAAAGACAACGTTGCATTTTATATGACCTGTCTTCTACTCTTTCTACTCTTTCCACACTTACCTTTCTTTTTTTATTATGCACATTCTCTTTCTTTTCAGTTTTCACATCATCTTTGCAATATTTTAATAATTCGTTTTCAATACATTTGTCAAGCTTATCTACCTTTTTCATGTACTCACCTAAATACTTATTATAGCCATTATCTCTAATTTCAAATATTTTTTCGTCCAACAACTCTAAAACTTCCTTTTTAAAATTGATTATATCACTCTCTAGTAACTTTGTTATATCTGCTCTATCATACTCGAGTAATTCCTTTACCATCTTTATATTTCCTATTGCACACGCATTATATAGTGGAGTTATACCTTTAGAATTACACATGTTTGCATCTGCTCCTTTTTCTAATAACATACTTGAAATTACGTCATATCCTTTAGAACATGCAATAGCTAGTGGAGTAAATCCTTCTTCATTAATATCATTTAGATAAACTCCTCTTTCCAACAAAATTCTAACAGTTCCCACATTTCCTTTTATACACGCCTTATGTAATGGTGTATCCATTTTTTTTGTGTATGCGTCTATATCAGCTCCTGCTTTTAGTAAAATTTCTACAATATCAAAATTCCCTGTAATACACGCCGTATGTAGTGGAGTGTATCCCTCTAAACTAGCATGGTTTACATCTACACCTTTTTCAATTAAAAACTCTACTAGTTTAGTATAACCTTTCTTACATGCATTAATCAATGCCGTATATCCATATGGAGGCATTTCTTGTTCTATATCTGCACCTTCTTCAATCAAAAGTTTTGCAATATCAACATAGCCTTCCTGACACACTACATTTAACGCACTAAATCCTGCTACATTTACACGGTCTACTTTTGCACCATGTTTAAGCAAAAGCTTTACTATATCATACTCTCCTTTTCTACATGCATTAATCAATGGCGTATTCCCGTCTAGCGTCCCATGTTCTACATCTACACCTTTTTCAATTAAAAACTCTACAAGTTTAGTATATCCTTCCTTACATGCATCAATCAATGCCGTATATCCATATGGAGGCATTGCTTGTTCTATATTTGCACCTTTTTTAATCAAAAGTTTTGCAATATCAACATAGCCTTCCTGACACGCTAGATTTAACGCACTAAATCCTCCTTTATTTACATGGTCTACTTTTGCATCATGTTCAAGCAAAAGCTTTACTATATCATACTCTCCTTTTCTACATGCACTAATCAATGGCGTATTTC comes from Clostridiales bacterium and encodes:
- a CDS encoding ankyrin repeat domain-containing protein gives rise to the protein NTPLISACRKGEYDIVKLLLEHDAKVDHVNKGGFSALNLACQEGYVDIAKLLIKKGANIEQAMPPYGYTALIDACKEGYTKLVEFLIEKGVDVEHGTLDGNTPLINACRKGEYDIVKLLLKHGAKVDRVNVAGFSALNVVCQEGYVDIAKLLIEEGADIEQEMPPYGYTALINACKKGYTKLVEFLIEKGVDVNHASLEGYTPLHTACITGNFDIVEILLKAGADIDAYTKKMDTPLHKACIKGNVGTVRILLERGVYLNDINEEGFTPLAIACSKGYDVISSMLLEKGADANMCNSKGITPLYNACAIGNIKMVKELLEYDRADITKLLESDIINFKKEVLELLDEKIFEIRDNGYNKYLGEYMKKVDKLDKCIENELLKYCKDDVKTEKKENVHNKKRKVSVERVERVEDRSYKMQRCL